AGGAATTTCAGAAAGAAAAAATCGTCATTTGTTGGAAGTAGCACGAGCTCTCTTATTCACATCACATGTCCATCACATGTCCCTAAATTTTTTTGGGGGGATGCCATTCTCACAGCATGCTATTTGATAAATAGAATGTCTTCCAGTGTCTTAAAGTTTCAATCTCCTCTTGATCGTCTTCATCAATCATATCCAGAACATAGGTTGTCATCTTCTTTAGACCTCAGAGTGTTTGGCTTCCTACCCCTTCTCCTCCTCCAAGTCTGTCAACGGCAGGGGGAGAATTACTACAGCCGTTTCCTTTGCACTTCTCACGAAAGAAACATCCAGATACCGTGGTAGAACCAAAGGTTCTTGGCAACCAAGTCTCCAACTCAGAGTTTCGGTCTGTTGATACTATAGATGGTCCGCAGAATATAGATGGTCCGCAGAATGATGCCTCGTGTCTAGACTTAGATGTCCCAATTGCATTACGAAAGGGAACCAGGTCCTGCACTCAATATCCAGTGGCTAATTATGTGGCATATGAACATTTATCAGCTTCGGTTCAGGTACTAATCTCCAATCTATCAAGTGCAAAAGTCCCAACCACAATACAAGAGGCTTGGAACAATTTCAGATGGAAACAAGCTGTCCTAGAAGAAATGCGGGCActggaaatgaatgaaacttggGACATTGTTCAAAAACCCAAGGATAAAATCCCAGTTGGTTGTAGATGGGTCTTCACGATCAAATACAAGGCTAATGGCTCAGTTGAACGTTACAAAGCAAGATTGGTTGCGAAGGGATACACACAAACCTATGGTGTGGATTATCAAGAAACCTTTGCACCAGTTGCAAAGATCAATACAATACGAGTTTTATTATCCTTGGCAACAAACCTAGATTGGCCACTATATCAACTAGATGTAAAGAATGCCTTTTTGAATGGGGATCTAGAAGAAGAGGTATACATGGAACTACCTCCTGGTTTTGATGAAGAAAAGAAGAGTGGTAAAATTTGCATGTTAAAAAAGTCTCTGTACGGTCTGAAGCAATCTCCACGAGCCTGGTTTGACAAGCTCACTAAAGTGATTCTAAAACTTGAATTTCTACAAGCTCATACCGATCATACCCTATTTTACGGACACAAGGATGGAAAAATAACGATTGTCATTGTTTATGTAGATGACATTGTTCTTACTGGAGATGATCTATATGAAATGGAGAGGCTGAAACTGAAACTTGCAGCTGAGtttgaaatgaaagatttgGGAAAATTGAGGTACTTCCGTGGCATGGTGGTGGCAAGGAGCAAATCTGGAATCTCGGTGTCTCAACGGAAATATGTGATTGATCTTTTGAATGAAACAGGAATGCGAGGATGTAAACCGGCTGACACACCCATGGATCCAAATCAGAAATTGAGAGAAACAGTGAATGGTTCTCCTGTGGAGAAAAGAAGATATCAACGTCTAGTAGGGAGACTAATTTATCTTGCTCATACTAGACCAGACATAGCTTTTTCAGTGAGTTGTGTAAGCCAGTTTATGCATGCCCCGTCTGAAGACCACATGACAGCCGTCTATCGAATATTAAGGTACCTTAAGGGGACACCAGGAAAGggacttttcttcaagaaaacagAAGCAAGAAATGTTGAAATATTCACTGATGCAGATTGGGCTGGATCAGTAAGTGATAGAATATCCACATCAGGATACTGTTCCTTTGTCTAGGGGAATTTGGTAACTTGGAAGAGTAAAAAACAACCAGTAGTAGCAAGGAGCAGCGCAGAAGCTGAATTAAGATCAGTTGCTCATGGTATGTGTGAAGCCTTATGGGTGAAAATGTTACTTGGAGAACTGAAAATGAATGCAAGTATGCCATTGAAACTATTTTGTGATAACAAGGCTGCAATAAACATCTGTCACAACCCGGGGCACCATGATCGAACTAAACACGTTGAAGTTGATCGACATTTTATTAAAGAGATGATCGATGAAGGAACCATCAGCATAACATATATTCCAACTTCAGAACAAACTGCCGATATCCTAACAAAAAGACTTTTTAGGCCATTGTTCGAAAAAATGGTTGACAAGCTAGGAATGTATAACTTGTACATTCCAGcttgagggggagtgttgaTAAGTGTGATAAGTGTTGATAAGGTTGTTAGGTTGATAAAGTTGTTAGGATAAGTAAAATGCTTTATCTTGTTATTTAAATTAGATTGATATCTTATCATTAGTGGTAGAAATATTCTATATATTCTGCAGTACTTTGAGATTGTAATCATCTTTTTTCATTATTCAGAAAGTTAGAAACtttgaataaaacaaagaaGGCGTTTATGCCTTACTGATCAACCTGTTCCATCAGCCTTTAGTATCTGATGACAATTATTAGTACTTGACAATCTCATATCAATAATTACAACTTCTTGTAACTCATGATAATCAAACACACGATCATAGCTCTGGAACCAATTGTAAAACAAATTACTTTCTGATTTACCAAAATTGTAGCTAGTGGCAGTTATTGATatggaaaaagaaaatatagcTCATCTTTCCTTTCATTCTCAAACTTTTATTTGGCTAGCAAAGAATTTGTGTTACTTAACATGTGCCAAAATGTGCTGAAGCAAATATCTTCTTCCTCCCATCACTATGAACTCAATCCAACTCAAGAATATGTTGGTAGACTTATCTGTAGGTTTTAGAGTGGAAAACCAGAACAGCCACCTTCCCTTGATCACTTCATTTTTGTAAAAGAGTAACTAATTGTAGGAGGATATTAAGCTTTTTAAGGATATCAACATGATAGTAAGTAGTTGtaattcattttattattatttgcaaTTTTAGCAAATCAATCCAGTAAATACCTACATAAGCATGACTAAAAGTTCTAAATTCCCTGCCAAATATCTACATGTCTTTTATGCTTGTCTGCTGTTAATTTCTTGATTTCCTTCCATTGTGAGAATTGCAGGGAAAAGAATGGATCCACCGCTTAATGTAGAACCAGTGGCAGTGTCTGGGGAGATCCAATTTATGATGGGATTTCAATAATCTCTCCACAAAGAACACTCACTGTTAATATACTTGATGGGATTTGACCAGGCCACAGAGTTGAGAATGGTTTCTTTTATAGAAGGACGATATCTGTTAAATATCCTTCTAAAATTTACAGTTCGATCGTTGTATGTCAACTTTCCCAACACCAAAGgcttcaaaaaaaaaagctatGTCGAGATTAAATGGTGTTTAACTTAAAACTCAGCTACGAGAATCATGTGTACAATAAAACGTTGCCAGTGTTCGAACTTCGCAAACCAAACTGCAAGATGGGAAGGATATGAATTGCAACAAACCTCAGTTCTGAGCGTGAAGGGCTTTTGAGAGGTTGGTTTGAGCTGTTTTCTCTTACAATGTCTTCTAGAAAAGGTTAGAGATGATTCGGCACTCTGCAGAAGTAAAACGTTTGTAAGCTCACCTATATTGACTAAATTAATCATCTCTAGGAATATACATATGAATAAAAGTTCTCACTCGCCGCCTGCTTGTTCTACCATCCGCAGAAGACCTGACTGAAATGCTAACGCTTCAGAAGAGCACAAAATAAAATTCAGAACCAATACAAGAATAGCAAAACATCAAAGTTAGTTGTGCAGATGTTTAGAACGGTAGCTTGACTACCGACCTTCCTTGGCTGCTGTCAAGTGAATAAGATCGATTTGAATATAAACCTAAGCTCTCCGATGTAAGGAGAAGGTCTGGTGGACTGAACGGAGAGATCGAGACCACCGTTTTAGAAAACTTAGGAGGCTGTTGAAGTCCAGTCGACTCCCATTTTAGCCCCTTACTTTCGTCCTTCACTTCTTCCGCCACTTCGTTTTCATTCAAATCATTTGAATTGGGAATcaaattgaatttttcaaaTGCCTTCACCAATTGCATCACCCTTCCGGATCCTGGCTCCTGTTCACTCGCCTTTGCTTCTTCCAACAACCTATCCCTGCTCCTCTTCAACCCAGATTCACCCTCTTCCCCACCTGCGTCATTTCCCTTTATTTTCCCTCCATTGACAATACTAGAGTCTTGGCTAATGGAGTTTACTTTTATCTGCGCCTTCACAGTTTCATCATCATACTCTTTCAGCTTCTCAAACTCAACGTCATTATCTATTTGCCCCCGATCCATACAAAAATCTTCCTGAGAAGCCCTCAAACTCTGATAAGCCACACACAGGCACTTGGATTTCCCGGTGCTCTTCTTACACTTCTGACAAACCACAGCGGAGGTCGGAGAGTTCACTTCCTCATTTCGAGATTTCTTCTTTGCTATCACGAAcctcctatcacggatctttcTCTTCAGCAAAGGTGAAGCAATTTGGTTAGGATTGGGGCTTCTGATGAAAGCCTTTCGGGCACTCTTTTCACAATCGATAAACGACGGAGAACTGGAGGACTTCAATATGGGGCTCGACAAATTTGGATTAAAATTCTCCGAACATTTTTTGGAATCGTTTGTTTTGGATGGATTTGATAGGCTGGATTTCTCTTCCCCAGGAGTAACCATTGCAGCAGCAGTCTTCGAACTCGAATCCATGGTGAAATTCCTGGAGAAAGAGAGGAAGAGGATCGATTCAGTATGAAAAATTCTAGCGACGTTAGGTTTTTACTATTTGATTTTGTTAGATTTCATTGAATGAAAGAGAAGGGAGGGAGGAAAAAGAAAACGTTGAGCTTTGGACGCTCGGAATGTAACGGCTAGTTTCCACGTGAGGGGTTCTACACCGTTGGATTTAAATTCGGGATTTTAGATCGTGTATAGTAGTAGTATATGGATCGATCCATTTATTGAAATACATTGTATTAATTAGTAAgctagtaaaaaaaatatataaagataTTGATTTTAAAAGCATCTAAACAAGTGAGATGTAAATGTTGTTATTGATTCATTAAAGTGTAATCTAGATGAATTTTGAACGAATATCAAATTGGATATATGgtaaacaatttcataaaataaaagaatataatatataaaactcGAGTATAACAGTTCACTCGATGTTACTCTTAATTATaaaacttttttcttttttttcttgtttggtTTGAAGTTCCAACTTTTGGGGGATTTGTAAATGTAGAGGCATGAATTATTTGGTGCCTTGATGATCactaaacatatttattttattaatttcactctttgtaagttttttttcccattttgaTGAGTTTTATTAAACTTTATGAAATATGTTAGTTAAAGTTCTAAAAATTATGTAGATGCTTAAGAATGCTTAATTAATGCATTTTGGAGATTGTAGGATAccttttttttgttattatagaTATTATACTTTGACCGATATATTCAGCTTGTATTTGGATTGATTGATCAATTTTGAGCTAAGAATTTCAAttctataattaataaataatttgatttatttgagTCAATCTAATTGACAATTTATTCAAATCATCGAGTAGTTATATTTTTTAGTAATTGTtatgtatttcaaattcataataataTATAGTTGTTTTGAAATTCTTTCAAATCCAAATCCTCCGATCCAAACACAATCTTATGGAGTTCTTATGTTGTGTTTGTATTGATtagattttagatttcttgtcTTGTTTGAAATGACAAATTTaactgaattttaaatttatttcatatcaagttaaataatttcaataataatcgTAATGGATTTCAAATACACTCCACTCCAGATGTATTGGAAATACtttcttcaaattttttacCCGATGATGAGCTTGGATCAAGGGTCATAAAATCACGAATttcacatttaattaattatttagataaatttcaaatcaacggttttcatcataaaatgataatattgagtgtatttttaaatactttccttccaaatcaaatcatttccaaCTCAAACCACAATTTTTTTCCCGATATTTTCATTGAATATCTGGTCCATTATTGATTAGATTTGGTATCATTGTTGAATTTATTGAAAATGGGCTTAAATATCTTCTTAGCTACAATAATCAACATTTAATCAATTTCTTGACATGTGTTTGTTAGAAAAAAAACCTTTCTCGATCATCTAAtcactattaaaaaaatattgaactcattttttttccatatatttttatagtatataatataattgttttttaCAGGTAACGAGCCAAGCCATGTTGAccaaagataataatatatcagCAATTCGGCATTAATCATtacctaattaattaattatttatttatttatttctattttatttttatgcttttatGGTAAATTTatttagtaataataatattccGAATGTAAAAACGGTCAAAAAATTGGAATAGTATAGATAGGGCCGATCAGCCAATCAAATTTAAGAGTTTACAATAtacatgaatttattttttctctctctctccATTTACCTTTCCGATCCAGAGAATTCAGAAGGAAATCAAGTCTCTGCAATTAATAGAGAGGCGAAAATTTGGGGCAGAATTTATTGCTTGATTTGCCTTGACGATGATTTGGTTCGTgtaatttataaaatcattcGCATTCATTCATGTGTATGTGTGTTAGCAGAAAAGTTGTTATTGTGTGCGTATTTATTGAGAAATCAAATCGAGTTGCGGAGGGACAATCATAGGGCTGCTGGATTGTGATTTATACGGATAATCGTGGATTCCAATGCGATGGATGCACCGCCGGAGAGGAACAAGATCGTTGAATAGCTGCTGCGGCAGATCTGATGGTGAGGAGTTCATTATCGTTTTCGGAGGATTGTTTGGAGCTGTGTTTTCGTTTTAGGAAGGTGATTATTAGCTGTAATAGTggtggcggtggtggtggtggaagaGATTATTTGTTGAAGCATAGGAGGGCAGAAGGGGAAAAAAGGAGGAGAGTGGCGGTGGAGGAAGATGCAGCTGCACTTCTCACCTAGCATGAGAAGTATAACAATATCATCGAGCAGCAGCGGAGGAAATGTCAATGGAGGAGTCGGAGATTTGATGAAGATCAAGGTCGCAGCTCGCCACATTCCGTACCGCACTCTCTTCCATACGATTTTGATTCTTGCTTTTTTGTTGCCTTTTGTCTTCATTCTCACCGCGGTCGTCACCCTTGAAGGTGTCAACAAGTGCTCCTCAATCGGTACTTTTCTGCATCTTGCCTATAAACCCCGATGGAAACCGTGCTTTCATGATTATTTATGCGATGATGTTTGTTAGATCTTCAGATATTTGTTTCCATATACTCTGCTGATTGGATTTGAGGATTTCTTTAGGGCgactgattttttattttggttctCTGATTTTTAGCTGTTATATGATTTATGGGTGTTCACTATATGATTCTTTTGCCCCTTTTATTATTGAACTCAAatagcaataaaaaaataaactacTGGTGAAAATGTTCAAATTCAACGTTAACAGCATCATGCATGCTTTTCTCTCTGAagattgtgattttattttggCACTAAAGGTTGTGCTGATGGCTTGTGATATCCCAATTTATGTAGTTCTCTTTTCATGTTCTCTGTGCACTGCCGTCTCTATCACTTTTTTCTCTGCTATGATTGGTGATATATAATTGAAGACTTTGTGTAAAGTGTAAGTTTCGGAGTCGGCTTATAGTTAAATATTGGAAGTGATCACTAAATTATCAAAAAGTAAGTTTTTGGCATGTAGATCTCGGTGCATAAATGTTAGTAGATATTTCATGGTTTATACAACTTATTAATTACATAAAAGTACCTAGCCGACCACGACCGATATAGAAGAAATTTCACTTGGCCCTTTATGGCGATGGTCATTATACCATGAAACGATACTTACTGGATTGGTAATTCTCTGTTCATTCTGTATAAATTATGTAAACAAAATCTCTCACGCAGAACTCACCAGGAAGATCTTTTTACAGCAAGGCTTCTGTATGTTCTCCCCATTCTTCCATTTGGAACCGTAATTTATTCTTCTGTGTTCTGCAAACTGTGCATAAATTTTGTCCTCTTTTCATTATCCATCTGCGATATGTGGTCTTTATTTTCTCCAACGGGTCATCACACCTCGTCACCTTACGGAATTCTTTCTGTCCAAATCTACTTCTTCTAATTGCTCTCTTTAAGTGACTGAGAAACTGATGCCACGTACCTCTCCTCAGTCTTTCTCAATATGTCACTGAACTGGAAATGTTGTATGCTTTGGATAGAAATAAGTGGTAACTTAACTTCCATGCTGTGAAGATTTGCTGCCATTTCAAAACTTTACTTGATCATTTGGATTCCCCTTTGATGAAACTCCTTCCgttgtttttaattttgtttccaCTTTGGGCCTCTAAGTATTGGTCCAGCGTTGTGGTGTATTTTTCTATTATAATGTTGATTATTAAATTGGTGACTGTAAGGAAGATGAAAGAAAATAGTGACTGGCTGCGTATAAATCTAGTCCTGAGGATCATTTTATTATTAGCATGTGTCAATCCTTAATCTTACCTTTTTTGTCTTCTTTCTTTATATTCTGGGACTTTTTAAGATGTCAAAGTTTTAATATTTGTGTATGTAAATATACCGTTTCAAATGGAAGTTATGGTTTCAAATTTTGTTTAATACCGTTTCTCTGTTTCAGATTGTTTAGGACGGCGTTTGGGCCCAAAGCTTCTGGGTAGAAATGATGATTATGGGGTGAAcatcttttttatttctttgaatTCGTATGCatagttattttaattttgatatatcaCGGTTTGACTATGATACATTTTTTATGGTATTGCTGAAactttgttgttgttgttgttgttatgGAAGAGGATGGTCAAGGACTTTGTTAAGATCCTGAATCAAGTGAACTCTGAGAAAGTCCCTGACAGTTTGAAGATTCCAGACTCTTTTAGTCAACTTGTTTCTGAAATGAAAAACAACAAGCACAGTTCGAAAGAGTTTGCTTTGATTTTGAAAGGAATGGTAGGTGTTTCTGACGGCTGTCTATCTTAATTTGCCAACTTTCATATTCCTGTGTCTGTTTTCATCACCCTCATGTCCTTAATTATTATGGAACATGATTTTTTTGCTATACAATACCAGATTACAAATTCCTAATCATGTTACCTAATAATGCCTTTCTTTATGTGTTTTTATCTCCATCCACCCATACTCTATGTTAGTCTCCTTTTAGGTTTTgctttacataaaaataattcatttaatggtgcttcacataaaaaaaatattaatggtgCTTCACGTTTTTGTTGAGATAGAAGTTTGTGTTCACTATACTAGCTCTTAAGATCTCTGGTTTACTTTTATTCATTCTTCCTGTTTAATCGACCCCATAGAGGGACAGATTTTTGTCCACATATTTTGAGCTATAATTGTATGTGGTACCAATAAAATGTGACGATTTACTGAGAATCTGAGATGATTACAATCTTCACATGCTGCATTTTAAGTGCACATTTTATGGATTTTCCTATGTGAGGCTAACCTTTTAAAGTGGAATTTGTGTTATCCACCAACAGATGGAGAGATATGAAAGGGAGATAAGAGAGTCCAAGTTTGCAGAGCTAATGCATAAACACTTTGCAGCCAGTGCAATTCCTAAGGGCATTCACTGCCTTTCGTTGAGGCTGACAGATGAATATTCTTCCAATGCTCATGCACGAAAACAGTTACCTTCTCCAGAGTTACTTCCTTTGCTTTCCGACAACTCCTATCATCACTTTGTGTTATCCACAGACAACATTCTTGCCGCTGCGGTTGTTGTCACGTCTGCTGTCCAATCATCTGTGAACCCAGAAAGGATTGTTTTTCATGTCATAACTGACAAAAAAACATATGCAGGCATGCATTCATGGTTTGCCTTAAATCCTGTGTCTCCAGCTTTAGTTGAAGTAAAAGGTGTTCATCAATTTGATTGGTTAACAAGAGAGAATGTCCCAGTTCTTGAAGCTGTGGAGAACCATTATGGGATTCGGAATTACTATCATGGGAATCACATTGCTGGGGCCAATCTAAGTGACACCACCCCACGAACATTTGCCTCTAAATTACAAGCTAGAAGTCCAAAGTATATTTCATTGCTGAACCATCTTCGCATATACCTTCCAGAGGTGATAATTTGGCTATTGAATATGTATAACTTTTTACGTATATtaaaatcaggaaaaaaaatattttgtgacaTGGCATGCCACCATAGAACATGGCTGATGGCTTGCATTTATACCATTCCCTCACAAAAATTACTATCTGCCTCCGTGTGCTGAAAGTGACATTTAATCTGGTCATTATGTGGGTGCAGAGGAATGCAAAGTGTtgcaaattaattatatataatcagaTAGAGGCAATTAACTTTGTCACCAAATTTAATCTGATCATACCCAATTTTAGTAGTCAATTCATATTCTTTACAGCTTGAACTGGAAATTGgtataaatcataatcattgtTTCTTTGGGCATTACTTTTCACCTTTCATTTGGTTTTTCTGTTTCAAGGCTGAGATTTGGTTTTTCTGTTTCAAGGCTGAGATAATGCTTCCTTGTGTCTTGCAGCTTTTCCCAAACCTTGACAAGGTGGTGTTCTTAGATGATGATGTTGTGATTCAACTTGATTTATCTCCGCTCTGGAACATCAACCTCAATGGAAAAGTTAACGGAGCTGTTGAAACCTGTAAAGGTGAAGATGAGTGGGTCATGTCCAAGCATTTTAGGAACTATTTCAACTTCTCTCATCCACTAATTGCTAGGAATTTGAATCCTGATGAATGCGCATGGGCATATGGAATGAATATATTTGACTTGCGTGCATGGCGGAAGACAAATATAAGAGATGCTTATCATACCTGGCTCAAGGAGGTACAGTAAAATTTCCTTTTGCATTTATTTATCGGGACATTTGCCTTATTATGTATTGTAGGGCTGAATAATGAACTTTATGTTTTACTATATGAATGGAAGGTTCATTATTATTGGCCATAATTTTAGATTTTGTATTCATCTCTTAACTTTAATGTCATTACTCCATAACTGACTACAAATTTGTCTGTGTGTTCTACTATTGAATTAGGCCGGGGTTTTTGCCATGTTTCATAGATAAAGCTCTTAACAAGCAATGTTGTGGGTttcatatgtttttattttgtgcCATTTCACCTCCGTTGTACATGCAGGCTTTCTTTAGGTTTCGTTAATGTATTATGCTTTATGAAGGGATCATATGACAATTTTGATATTATGCTTGTATTTTTCTTCAATGGGTTCGCTGTTATTGCAGAATCTGAAGTCAAACCTGACATTATGGAAACTTGGAACTCTTCCTCCTGCTTTGATTGCGTTTAGGGGTCATGTTCACCCAATTGATGCTTCCTGGCACATGCTTGGGTTGGGTTATCAGAACAAGACTGACGTTGAAAAGGTGAAAAAGGCGGCAGTTATTCACTACAATGGCCAGTCAAAACCATGGTTGGAGATTGGTTTTGAGCATCTTCGCCCATTTTGGACCAAGTATGTTAACTACTCAAACGAATTTGTTAGAAATTGCCACATCTTGGAGTAGCTATCAACCAATGAAGTGTGCACCGGTGAAAACGGCTCGATAATATGTATGGATCATTGTTGGCGTTCGTGGCGTATATAAATTTGTTGCTATTCGGTTGAGCAAGAATGAAAAACTTGTGTATGTTCATAGCGGAGAACATAATCTTGATTTGCATTTCGTGCTCGAAGGCCTATGAAAGGGAAACTGTTCAGCGATATTGGGATTCTCATTCCTTCTAATTTTTATTAGACAAGTACATTAGTTTGACCTCCATGATGGCGAAACCCCTGCACCTGCTCGGAAGGGAATAACAGCACATGATGATTGATGCATGGAAGGACATAGCTAATGTGCAGATCCTATGTGAGGTTCCCACTCTGGCCCCATTGGCCGTGGATACGActcttttcttttaattttgtatttgtttTCCATTCAGATTTTGTTGCCGGTTCCCAATTTTTACGACATTTCATCATTGCGGTGATTATAGTGGGTCATCAGGTTGTCATTAAGAGTTAGGGAATATGATAGGCTATTTGTTATGTATCATTCGTGCAAAACAAAATAGATATGCAGATGATTCTTTAATCAAATTCTATGATTTGATATTCACTCTGGCTTTTGTTCTTGGTTGGTCTCTTAATTAGAGTAGTGATTTACAAGTTCATTAGATAAACATTCATCTACGTTAGCAGAACTTGAAATAATGCCCCAAATCATTCCTCAAATTTGATACATTTTGGAAGATCACGTAATGCTACAAAAACGTAAAGGTTTGTAGAAACTTAAACACCACTAATGGGAAGGAAACAATTACAAGGCAGTAACATTGATGGTGTTTGGAACTTAATCAACACAGTTAGTCTCGATGAATGGGCTCCAATATCTGGATCACACAACTCTTCATAGAATTGGCCAAGTTTCAAGAATACAGATAAATCAACATGTTCCTagcaaataaaatacatcacatCAAGCCAATAGGTGGAAAAGAATAAAATCAATTCAGTTGAGTGGATCAAACAATGGTACTAAATACCTGGTTTATGGCAGCATTCATTCCTCCGACGGTTCATCTGTATCCGATAAGGGCAAGAGGGTACAAATCCCAAGAACATGCCCATTAAGGCATACATAATACTCAATGCTGTCTTCATATGCGCCCAATCGACAAGTAGCACTCGGTGGTATCATATTGGCCGCCAG
This window of the Primulina huaijiensis isolate GDHJ02 chromosome 3, ASM1229523v2, whole genome shotgun sequence genome carries:
- the LOC140974437 gene encoding probable galacturonosyltransferase 14, encoding MQLHFSPSMRSITISSSSSGGNVNGGVGDLMKIKVAARHIPYRTLFHTILILAFLLPFVFILTAVVTLEGVNKCSSIDCLGRRLGPKLLGRNDDYGRMVKDFVKILNQVNSEKVPDSLKIPDSFSQLVSEMKNNKHSSKEFALILKGMMERYEREIRESKFAELMHKHFAASAIPKGIHCLSLRLTDEYSSNAHARKQLPSPELLPLLSDNSYHHFVLSTDNILAAAVVVTSAVQSSVNPERIVFHVITDKKTYAGMHSWFALNPVSPALVEVKGVHQFDWLTRENVPVLEAVENHYGIRNYYHGNHIAGANLSDTTPRTFASKLQARSPKYISLLNHLRIYLPELFPNLDKVVFLDDDVVIQLDLSPLWNINLNGKVNGAVETCKGEDEWVMSKHFRNYFNFSHPLIARNLNPDECAWAYGMNIFDLRAWRKTNIRDAYHTWLKENLKSNLTLWKLGTLPPALIAFRGHVHPIDASWHMLGLGYQNKTDVEKVKKAAVIHYNGQSKPWLEIGFEHLRPFWTKYVNYSNEFVRNCHILE
- the LOC140972385 gene encoding microtubule-destabilizing protein 60-like encodes the protein MDSSSKTAAAMVTPGEEKSSLSNPSKTNDSKKCSENFNPNLSSPILKSSSSPSFIDCEKSARKAFIRSPNPNQIASPLLKRKIRDRRFVIAKKKSRNEEVNSPTSAVVCQKCKKSTGKSKCLCVAYQSLRASQEDFCMDRGQIDNDVEFEKLKEYDDETVKAQIKVNSISQDSSIVNGGKIKGNDAGGEEGESGLKRSRDRLLEEAKASEQEPGSGRVMQLVKAFEKFNLIPNSNDLNENEVAEEVKDESKGLKWESTGLQQPPKFSKTVVSISPFSPPDLLLTSESLGLYSNRSYSLDSSQGSVSISVRSSADGRTSRRRSAESSLTFSRRHCKRKQLKPTSQKPFTLRTEQRGKCKEEDFMKKLKQVMEEEKRLRIPIAQGLPWTTDEPECLMKPPVKENTRPTNLVLHSDIRAEERAEFDHQVAKKMGLIEEYRMERDRQQKLAEEEEIRRLRKEIVPKAQPMPYFNRPFIPRRSTKQPTKPREPKFHAPQQKKIKCCMSWDDNCSEYEG